The proteins below come from a single Nostoc sp. KVJ3 genomic window:
- a CDS encoding dienelactone hydrolase family protein gives MPVEQRSHDTSNGSLPYLFSPVSDNAKQPAPLVLFLHGGRDRGTDLNVLLKWGLPRFVDSSNSLPYVFAAPQIPEEQTWADRADDVLALLDELIASQPVDPARVILAGFSLGSAGIWHIAALHPDRFAGLVPVSGRVPKTLEESELAVLKDIPVQIFQGGQDKNLPIEDTEHFVDRLRKVGGKLISQCCLTAIILLQMRYTAIRSCNSGWFP, from the coding sequence ATGCCAGTTGAACAACGCTCTCACGACACTAGCAATGGTTCCTTGCCTTATCTTTTCTCACCTGTTTCTGACAATGCTAAACAACCTGCACCCTTAGTTCTATTTCTCCACGGAGGACGCGATCGCGGGACGGATTTGAATGTGCTACTGAAATGGGGTCTACCTCGTTTCGTGGATTCATCTAACTCCTTACCTTATGTATTTGCTGCACCCCAGATTCCAGAAGAACAGACTTGGGCAGATCGAGCTGATGATGTGCTTGCTTTACTGGATGAATTGATCGCTTCCCAACCCGTCGATCCAGCGCGGGTGATATTAGCCGGTTTCAGCTTAGGTTCGGCGGGGATCTGGCATATCGCTGCTTTGCATCCCGATCGCTTCGCAGGTCTAGTACCTGTATCTGGCCGTGTACCGAAGACATTAGAAGAAAGCGAACTAGCTGTACTCAAAGACATTCCTGTTCAGATATTCCAAGGTGGACAGGACAAAAATCTGCCGATTGAGGATACAGAGCATTTTGTTGATCGCCTACGCAAAGTAGGGGGAAAGTTGATTTCACAGTGTTGCCTAACGGCGATCATTTTATTGCAGATGAGGTATACGGCGATCCGAAGTTGCAACAGTGGCTGGTTTCCCTGA
- a CDS encoding AAA family ATPase, which translates to MPIKEISVSGLFGIFDHVIPLNIDERITIIHGPNGFGKTAILRILNSFFNSQYSELRAIPFKKFQVAFDDSSSIEIIKNTENAEQSENKNIGFNFYQPDSEAVYFSLKSPKIRSDRGFPIILENSVIQEMPYTLKSLDNRIGEITFYEQALEIVDNLSSSNLKSQEATPDWLEKLQSNIHIRLIESQRLLNFVPNHSSRRSAETPSMLSTVSAYSDELAKLMQEKFKEYGTISQSLDRTFPVRVVKQQSSVDLTDEQLRDQLNELEANRSRLIEVGLLDKDEDSEFQIQPQDIDESTKNALSVYVEDVEKKLSVFAEIASKIELLRKIINNKFAYSYKEINFSKEKGFVFTTLYKSSLSNSKTLSPADLSSGEQHELVLLYELLFKVQPNSLVLIDEPELSLHVGWQVQFLKDLQDITQLADLNILMATHSPDIIQDRWDLTVELKGPHK; encoded by the coding sequence ATGCCAATTAAGGAAATTTCTGTCAGTGGCTTATTTGGAATTTTTGACCATGTGATTCCATTGAATATAGATGAACGGATCACCATCATTCATGGCCCAAATGGTTTTGGAAAAACAGCCATATTAAGAATTTTGAATAGCTTTTTTAATTCTCAATACTCAGAGCTTAGAGCTATCCCATTTAAAAAGTTTCAAGTTGCATTTGATGATAGTAGTAGTATTGAAATAATAAAAAATACTGAGAATGCAGAGCAGTCTGAAAATAAGAATATTGGCTTCAATTTTTATCAGCCTGATTCCGAAGCAGTTTATTTTTCTCTAAAGTCACCAAAGATTCGCTCTGATAGAGGATTTCCGATTATACTTGAAAATTCTGTTATACAAGAAATGCCTTATACTCTAAAATCGCTGGATAATCGCATTGGAGAAATTACTTTTTATGAACAAGCTCTAGAAATTGTTGATAATTTATCGTCCTCAAACTTGAAGTCACAAGAAGCCACTCCTGATTGGCTAGAAAAATTGCAAAGCAATATTCATATTCGCCTCATTGAATCACAACGTTTGCTTAATTTTGTTCCTAACCATTCTTCTAGACGGTCTGCTGAAACACCTTCAATGTTGTCAACTGTGTCTGCCTATTCTGATGAACTTGCTAAACTGATGCAAGAAAAATTTAAAGAATACGGTACAATATCTCAATCTCTTGACAGAACTTTTCCAGTTAGAGTAGTGAAGCAACAATCATCCGTAGATTTAACAGATGAACAACTTCGAGATCAATTAAACGAACTTGAAGCAAATCGCTCTCGTCTAATAGAAGTAGGTCTTTTGGATAAAGATGAAGATTCAGAATTTCAAATCCAGCCTCAAGATATAGATGAAAGTACCAAGAATGCTTTGTCGGTATATGTTGAAGATGTGGAAAAGAAGTTGAGTGTTTTTGCTGAAATAGCAAGTAAAATCGAATTATTAAGGAAAATTATTAATAATAAGTTTGCCTACTCCTACAAAGAAATAAATTTTAGTAAAGAGAAGGGATTTGTTTTTACAACACTTTATAAATCATCATTATCTAATTCAAAAACTCTTTCACCAGCAGATTTATCATCTGGTGAGCAACATGAGTTAGTTCTTCTATATGAACTATTATTTAAAGTCCAGCCTAACTCTCTAGTCTTAATTGATGAGCCGGAATTATCCCTTCATGTAGGATGGCAGGTTCAGTTTTTAAAAGACTTACAAGATATTACCCAGCTTGCAGATTTAAATATACTAATGGCTACTCATTCACCAGATATTATTCAAGATCGCTGGGATTTGACGGTTGAACTGAAAGGGCCACACAAGTGA
- a CDS encoding aldo/keto reductase, with protein sequence MSDAQNPKSQCRRISALGLGSERQKKSFLNSPFPIPDPHSQFPIPMTLPTTNLGKTGLTVSRLCLGTMTFGLQTDEETSRDILDTAADGGINFLDTADVYPLGGGLATAGRTEEIVGRWLKGKREHFILATKCVGRVGPAPWDQGASRKHILDAINASLRRLGTDYIDLYQLHSDDASTPLDETLEALDAIVRAGKVRYIGVSNFLAYRLARALGRAETRNVTKFISIQPRYNLLFREIERELLPLAKEEGLGVISYNPLAGGLLTGKHILAEGPTTGTRFTLGAAAERYQDRYWHDREFNTVQELRTVADHAGFSLTTLAVAWVLSNPIITAPIIGASRPQQLADNLKAVELKLDDSLKQKLDDITAEYRRGDSLR encoded by the coding sequence TTGTCTGACGCACAAAACCCCAAAAGTCAGTGCAGAAGAATCAGCGCTCTAGGACTGGGGAGTGAGAGACAAAAGAAAAGTTTTCTCAATTCCCCATTTCCCATTCCCGATCCCCATTCCCAATTCCCAATTCCCATGACTTTACCAACTACCAATCTCGGAAAAACTGGATTAACTGTTTCCCGTCTTTGTCTGGGCACTATGACCTTTGGATTGCAGACTGACGAAGAAACTTCTAGAGATATCCTCGATACCGCCGCCGATGGGGGCATCAACTTTTTAGATACAGCCGATGTTTATCCACTTGGCGGCGGACTTGCCACTGCTGGGCGTACCGAAGAAATCGTTGGGCGCTGGCTCAAAGGCAAACGCGAACATTTTATTTTAGCTACCAAGTGCGTTGGTCGAGTCGGCCCTGCACCTTGGGATCAGGGGGCTTCGCGTAAACATATTCTAGATGCGATCAATGCTTCCTTGCGACGACTGGGAACCGACTATATCGACCTGTACCAATTGCACTCTGACGATGCCTCCACCCCCCTTGATGAAACCTTGGAAGCACTGGACGCGATAGTTCGTGCTGGCAAAGTGCGCTACATCGGGGTTTCCAACTTCTTAGCCTACCGACTCGCCCGCGCCTTGGGTCGCGCCGAGACGCGCAATGTAACTAAGTTTATCTCAATTCAGCCCCGCTACAACCTGTTGTTCCGTGAAATTGAGCGAGAACTATTGCCCCTAGCGAAAGAAGAAGGATTGGGTGTAATTTCTTACAATCCCTTGGCGGGTGGTCTGCTCACCGGCAAACACATTCTCGCTGAAGGCCCCACCACCGGTACACGTTTCACGCTAGGCGCTGCCGCAGAACGTTATCAAGATCGCTACTGGCACGATCGCGAGTTTAATACTGTCCAAGAATTACGCACAGTCGCGGATCACGCCGGATTTTCTCTCACCACCCTAGCAGTAGCTTGGGTTTTATCTAATCCCATTATCACTGCCCCCATCATTGGCGCTAGCCGCCCACAACAACTTGCTGACAACCTGAAGGCAGTGGAACTAAAACTCGACGACAGTTTGAAGCAAAAGTTAGACGACATAACCGCCGAATACCGCAGGGGAGATTCTCTACGTTAG
- a CDS encoding DUF4435 domain-containing protein produces the protein MRDFLTVDRVANQIRLRRSTYTGTFLLVEGSSDKTFYKRFVDQLVCELVETSGKQRAIEILKILEQSNFQGVLAIVDADFDRFETLLYTSPNLLCTDSHDLETMLINSPAFNKVLAEFGSEKKIAQFTQDVRLVLIKNAMSVGYLLWISKCDGLNLTFEGITFSKFINEQTL, from the coding sequence GTGAGAGATTTTCTGACAGTTGACCGTGTTGCTAACCAAATTCGATTACGACGAAGCACATATACTGGAACTTTTTTGTTAGTGGAAGGAAGTTCTGATAAAACTTTCTATAAGCGGTTTGTTGACCAATTAGTTTGTGAGTTAGTCGAAACATCGGGTAAGCAGCGTGCTATTGAAATTCTAAAAATTTTGGAACAATCAAATTTTCAGGGAGTTTTAGCGATTGTTGATGCAGATTTTGATCGCTTTGAAACTTTGTTATATACTAGCCCTAATCTGCTTTGTACCGATAGCCATGACCTTGAAACTATGCTGATTAACTCACCAGCATTTAACAAAGTACTGGCTGAATTTGGTTCTGAAAAGAAAATTGCCCAGTTTACTCAAGACGTAAGATTAGTATTAATTAAAAATGCGATGTCTGTAGGTTATTTACTTTGGATATCTAAATGTGATGGATTAAATCTAACCTTTGAGGGTATTACATTTAGCAAGTTTATTAATGAGCAAACTCTGTAA
- a CDS encoding ABC transporter ATP-binding protein, translating to MTKKTRQFKSFQRAADAPSLPSTPFRFILYFVNQFRWWYVLMVILEVIHATCGIMLPYAIGEIIRGVTKSTGNSQPIFDAMRQPLMLFIALSVGEVIFGRSAGLLQTILHPIHRQHIVRSLYAYLQHHSHRYMSSSFSGALAHRISETSLGVTQTMQMMITEFMPVIVVYTVATTILYRAYPPLAALVGIWAVLFISISFWLATRCRIYSRKAAAARSETTGIIVDSVTNLTSSRLFARLGFERHYLNDQLRREIKEVRQSNWYSERIRWFQFISAAILKISTLYYSLSLWSQGKIATADFVVATSLSLLIISEARNLSKRFLEFFEHIGNVANGVFIIVQPHELIDSDRAIAHPITQGKIEFRRVNFNYSEEKKVFHNLSVTIQPGQRVGLVGFSGSGKSSFVNLILRLFDPQSGQIIIDGVDIRDMTQDALHAQISLIPQDPSLFHRTLLENIRYGRLDATDEEVIEASRKAHAHDFIAQSKDGYNSLVGERGVKLSGGQRQRIAIARVILKDAPILILDEATSSLDSITEKAIQDTLDLAMNGKTVIVVAHRLSTIVHLDRILVFDKGRIIEDGSHTKLLALGGAYHRLWKMQAGGFLPENLGEEPIRDTRTGADNVEEGMIA from the coding sequence ATGACGAAAAAAACCAGACAATTCAAATCATTTCAACGTGCTGCTGATGCACCAAGCCTACCATCAACTCCATTCAGGTTCATTTTGTATTTCGTGAATCAGTTCCGTTGGTGGTATGTGTTAATGGTGATCCTGGAGGTAATACACGCAACCTGTGGCATTATGTTACCTTATGCCATTGGTGAGATCATCCGGGGCGTGACGAAATCAACGGGTAATAGTCAGCCTATTTTTGATGCCATGAGGCAACCCCTAATGCTGTTTATCGCTTTGAGTGTAGGTGAAGTGATATTCGGGCGATCGGCTGGACTCTTGCAAACCATCCTTCATCCAATCCACCGACAGCATATTGTGCGATCGCTCTATGCTTACTTACAACACCATTCCCATCGCTACATGAGTAGCAGTTTTTCCGGGGCTTTGGCACATCGGATTAGCGAAACCTCTCTGGGTGTTACCCAGACGATGCAAATGATGATTACTGAATTTATGCCAGTAATCGTTGTGTATACCGTCGCCACGACGATACTGTATCGCGCCTATCCTCCGTTGGCTGCACTCGTGGGAATATGGGCAGTTCTCTTTATCAGTATTTCGTTCTGGCTGGCAACTCGCTGCCGAATTTACTCCCGAAAAGCCGCAGCCGCCAGAAGTGAGACAACTGGCATCATTGTAGATTCGGTAACAAATCTCACCAGTAGCCGACTGTTTGCTCGCTTGGGTTTTGAACGACACTATTTGAATGACCAATTAAGGCGTGAAATCAAAGAGGTGAGACAGTCTAATTGGTATTCGGAGCGAATTCGCTGGTTTCAGTTCATCTCAGCAGCCATTCTGAAAATTAGCACCCTGTATTACTCACTCTCCCTCTGGAGTCAAGGGAAGATCGCAACTGCTGATTTCGTCGTCGCAACCAGCCTGTCTTTATTAATCATCAGTGAAGCGCGTAATTTGAGTAAACGATTTCTAGAATTTTTTGAACATATCGGTAATGTCGCCAATGGTGTTTTTATTATCGTTCAACCCCACGAATTGATTGATAGCGATCGCGCGATCGCTCACCCAATTACCCAAGGTAAGATTGAATTTCGCCGCGTGAACTTCAACTACTCCGAGGAGAAGAAAGTTTTTCACAACCTTTCTGTCACCATCCAACCGGGACAACGTGTAGGATTGGTAGGCTTTTCTGGTTCGGGAAAATCCAGCTTCGTCAATTTGATTTTGCGTTTGTTCGACCCACAATCTGGACAGATTATTATTGATGGGGTCGATATTCGAGATATGACTCAGGATGCACTACACGCACAGATCAGCTTAATTCCCCAAGATCCATCTTTATTCCATCGGACGCTACTAGAAAATATTCGTTACGGACGCTTGGATGCAACTGACGAGGAAGTGATCGAAGCCTCGCGAAAGGCTCATGCTCATGATTTCATCGCTCAAAGTAAAGATGGTTACAATTCTCTCGTGGGCGAACGTGGTGTTAAGTTATCTGGAGGGCAGAGACAACGGATTGCGATCGCTCGCGTCATCCTCAAAGATGCGCCCATCCTCATTTTAGATGAAGCTACCTCTAGTCTCGATTCAATCACCGAAAAAGCGATCCAAGATACCCTCGATCTAGCAATGAATGGGAAAACGGTCATTGTAGTAGCTCATCGACTATCTACCATTGTGCATCTAGACCGGATTTTGGTGTTCGACAAAGGTCGCATTATCGAAGATGGTTCCCACACAAAACTGCTGGCACTCGGCGGCGCTTACCACAGGTTATGGAAAATGCAAGCAGGTGGATTTCTACCGGAAAATCTCGGCGAGGAACCTATACGCGATACTCGTACTGGTGCGGATAACGTCGAAGAGGGAATGATTGCTTGA
- the topA gene encoding type I DNA topoisomerase has protein sequence MIKRLLVVESPGKVKKLSQILGADWKVLASCGHIRELSNEGDDSLGFVMDGNNVRCNYIPRDQRAKETIQKLKSAVRQVDEVVLATDPDREGETIAWHLKETLGLREPKRVIYTEITASAVQSAIANPRKLDQNLIGAGLCRDCLDKLVGYKGSPLVWALNNGAKSVGRVQSATLHLICQRENEILAFVPQDYWSVWVDYAEGFRAFYKGTVDSAKDAAEQETETHDDAKVGNSPETPESKRVLSEAEATRLVEEAQRHPHQVIHFEGKIVNRQPPPPFTTSSLQQAAGSKLRFAPDKTMVVAQKLYEAGLITYMRTDSVMLSPEFCASARKWLEQNDPPNVPTQVAKHRSSKSAQEAHEAIRPTDVFRPSVQLRLELPDDEFNLYVMIWKRSIASQCKAAQLRKTLVITQSGSLLWSARGQVIEFYGYARYWNNLSKDSVLPSLQQGQPLKLENAGHEKKQTQPPPRYSEPKLVQLMERKGIGRPSTYAPTVATLKKRNYVELKKDHLQPTALGLEVDAFLLKALPDLLEAEFTAKMEDALDAISEGKNSWQHYLTSWNQNYFVPALTKAKTVVASSPTGKVNVITERKYETSRTRCPECKSCLAKIPSTKVKKKYFLKCTKGCDVVLFWSDFNKTWQPPQTKAVEAENQQKPPVKITEYPCPVCKKPLEEYSYIKEGQSKKMLRCSDSQSRQDTKHKDVAYFNTQNGWWSPKFGDLGVKRRD, from the coding sequence ATGATCAAACGCCTCCTTGTGGTCGAGTCTCCCGGAAAAGTCAAAAAACTCAGTCAAATTCTGGGTGCAGATTGGAAAGTTCTCGCTAGTTGTGGCCATATCCGAGAACTCAGCAATGAAGGGGACGATTCCTTGGGCTTTGTCATGGATGGCAATAATGTCAGATGCAACTACATCCCGCGCGACCAACGAGCCAAAGAAACAATCCAGAAACTCAAGTCTGCGGTGAGGCAGGTTGATGAAGTTGTTTTAGCAACTGACCCAGACCGGGAAGGCGAAACAATCGCTTGGCACCTCAAAGAAACGCTGGGTTTAAGGGAACCAAAACGGGTAATTTATACTGAGATTACAGCATCGGCGGTACAGAGTGCGATCGCTAATCCTAGAAAACTAGATCAAAATTTAATCGGTGCTGGGTTGTGTCGAGATTGCCTAGACAAGTTGGTAGGCTATAAGGGTAGTCCTTTAGTTTGGGCATTAAATAACGGCGCTAAGAGTGTTGGCAGAGTCCAAAGCGCGACATTACACCTGATTTGTCAGCGAGAAAACGAAATTCTGGCTTTTGTCCCCCAAGATTACTGGAGTGTCTGGGTAGATTATGCTGAAGGATTTCGGGCTTTTTACAAAGGGACGGTTGATTCTGCTAAAGATGCAGCAGAGCAAGAGACTGAAACTCACGATGACGCAAAGGTAGGTAATAGTCCAGAAACACCAGAGTCTAAGCGTGTTCTTTCCGAAGCAGAGGCTACACGTCTAGTTGAAGAAGCACAGCGACATCCTCATCAGGTGATTCATTTTGAAGGAAAAATCGTTAATCGCCAGCCACCGCCACCATTTACAACTTCTAGCCTTCAGCAAGCAGCCGGTTCAAAGCTGAGGTTTGCTCCTGACAAAACTATGGTTGTTGCTCAAAAACTCTATGAGGCTGGGCTGATTACATATATGCGAACAGACTCAGTAATGCTGAGTCCAGAATTTTGTGCCAGCGCCCGGAAATGGTTAGAGCAAAATGACCCGCCGAATGTACCGACGCAAGTTGCCAAGCATCGCAGTAGCAAATCGGCTCAAGAAGCACATGAGGCGATTCGACCAACGGATGTATTTCGTCCCTCAGTTCAATTGCGTTTAGAACTTCCTGATGATGAGTTTAATCTCTATGTAATGATTTGGAAACGGTCAATTGCTTCTCAATGCAAGGCCGCACAATTGCGTAAAACTTTGGTGATTACTCAGTCTGGTTCTCTACTGTGGTCAGCCAGAGGGCAAGTAATTGAATTTTACGGTTATGCTCGCTACTGGAATAATCTCAGCAAGGATAGTGTTTTACCTTCATTACAACAGGGACAACCATTGAAACTGGAAAATGCTGGACATGAAAAGAAGCAAACTCAGCCACCACCGCGTTATAGTGAACCAAAATTAGTGCAACTGATGGAACGGAAAGGAATTGGTCGCCCAAGTACCTATGCTCCTACTGTTGCTACTTTAAAAAAACGAAATTATGTGGAGTTGAAAAAAGACCATCTGCAACCGACAGCGTTAGGGTTAGAAGTTGATGCGTTTTTGCTCAAAGCACTGCCAGATTTACTAGAGGCGGAATTCACAGCAAAAATGGAAGATGCCCTTGATGCCATTTCCGAAGGAAAGAATTCTTGGCAGCATTATTTAACTAGTTGGAATCAGAATTACTTTGTCCCAGCACTCACCAAAGCTAAAACTGTAGTTGCGAGTTCCCCAACAGGTAAAGTTAATGTAATAACTGAGCGCAAATATGAAACTTCCAGGACGCGATGCCCTGAATGCAAAAGTTGTCTTGCCAAAATTCCCAGTACTAAGGTTAAAAAGAAATATTTTCTCAAATGTACAAAAGGCTGTGATGTCGTGCTATTTTGGAGCGACTTTAACAAGACTTGGCAGCCACCACAAACTAAAGCAGTTGAGGCTGAAAATCAACAAAAGCCTCCCGTAAAGATAACGGAATATCCTTGTCCAGTATGTAAGAAACCTCTAGAGGAGTACAGTTACATCAAAGAGGGACAGAGTAAGAAAATGTTGCGATGTTCTGATTCACAATCGCGTCAAGATACTAAACATAAAGATGTAGCTTATTTCAATACACAAAATGGATGGTGGAGTCCTAAATTTGGGGACTTAGGGGTTAAGAGACGCGATTGA
- a CDS encoding FAD-dependent oxidoreductase has product MKIIPLCPPHLHSISAWEIDMTITTDPNFGAREALRLIGPDPDNWIPDRPGVDHNVTVVGGSGSGSTFAFALRRAGIGRVTVIDAADDEAHAGVWLNRARMKKLRTPKNLPGPELGIPALSFQAWYEARHGAEAYVAIDRIPRLLWAEYLSWYRQFLGIPVRYKTRLVRIEPVEGFFRLHLEVNGVAQVETTRKIIFANGVAGTGGPYVPPVLAGLPPTLYAHTSDAIDFTALRGKTVAVLGAAASAFDAAGVALESGAKAVHLFARRPAIASLPINRVRGYPGAYYNYPELPDAARWFQAWRFRQVGSTPPSDAIERAIAFPNFHLHLSATWRSLQEKGGRIVAQVNDDVFEFDFAIAGTGYFVDPTARTELADFAQHIALWRDRYEPPSDQRADDLGTHPYLGSAHEYQEKVPGSAPYLKDIHVFNPAGFVSFGLPIGDVPSIRRDVPAVVERISHDLFFADWTLHEARITGDNIAPDFDASLYTAAVWKQPVKAAVN; this is encoded by the coding sequence ATGAAAATTATTCCTCTTTGTCCCCCTCATCTTCATAGCATTTCAGCCTGGGAGATCGATATGACAATAACAACTGACCCTAATTTTGGGGCGCGCGAGGCACTACGCCTAATCGGCCCCGATCCCGACAACTGGATACCCGACCGCCCAGGCGTGGATCACAACGTTACGGTAGTGGGTGGTAGTGGTAGCGGTAGCACCTTTGCATTTGCGCTGCGGCGTGCCGGCATCGGCCGTGTGACGGTAATCGATGCGGCCGACGACGAAGCCCATGCTGGCGTATGGCTCAATCGAGCGCGGATGAAGAAACTACGCACACCGAAGAATTTACCTGGCCCCGAACTTGGTATCCCGGCGCTATCATTTCAGGCTTGGTACGAGGCGCGACATGGTGCCGAGGCTTACGTAGCGATCGATCGCATCCCTCGCTTGCTGTGGGCTGAATATTTAAGTTGGTATCGGCAGTTCCTGGGCATCCCGGTTCGCTACAAGACGCGGCTAGTGCGAATCGAGCCAGTGGAAGGTTTTTTTCGCCTACATCTTGAGGTGAACGGTGTCGCGCAAGTGGAAACCACGCGCAAGATTATCTTCGCTAACGGAGTGGCTGGTACTGGTGGCCCCTACGTGCCACCGGTACTAGCTGGTTTACCGCCCACTCTGTATGCACACACCTCTGATGCCATCGACTTCACCGCGCTACGCGGCAAGACTGTGGCAGTGCTGGGCGCTGCGGCTTCGGCTTTTGATGCCGCAGGGGTAGCACTCGAATCGGGAGCAAAGGCGGTGCATCTGTTTGCGCGGCGACCTGCGATCGCATCGCTGCCCATAAATCGGGTGCGTGGGTATCCTGGCGCTTACTACAACTATCCAGAACTGCCCGATGCAGCCCGGTGGTTTCAGGCTTGGCGCTTTCGTCAAGTTGGTTCTACGCCCCCATCCGACGCAATTGAACGGGCGATCGCCTTCCCCAACTTCCATCTACACCTGTCGGCGACGTGGAGATCGTTACAGGAGAAGGGCGGCCGCATCGTCGCGCAGGTGAACGACGATGTTTTCGAGTTCGATTTTGCGATCGCTGGTACTGGCTATTTTGTTGATCCGACGGCGCGGACAGAACTAGCTGACTTTGCACAGCATATTGCACTTTGGCGCGATCGCTATGAACCACCATCTGACCAACGCGCCGACGATTTAGGCACACACCCTTACCTCGGCAGCGCCCACGAATACCAGGAAAAAGTGCCTGGTAGCGCCCCTTACCTCAAGGATATCCACGTCTTTAACCCAGCCGGCTTTGTGAGCTTCGGACTACCCATCGGCGATGTGCCCAGCATCCGGCGCGACGTACCTGCGGTGGTGGAACGCATTAGCCATGACTTATTCTTCGCCGACTGGACGCTACACGAGGCACGGATCACGGGCGACAACATCGCGCCAGACTTCGATGCCTCGTTGTACACAGCCGCAGTGTGGAAACAGCCTGTTAAGGCTGCGGTTAACTAA